The following DNA comes from Corallococcus exiguus.
TGGGGCCGTACCTCTCCTACCACCTGGTGAAGGACGTGCAGACGGCGCTGCCCAAGGCGCTGCGCGACGAGTTCTTCCGCTTCGAGTCCACGGTGCTCACCGGCGCCAAGGCGGACCTGGCGCGCTGGAAGAAGTGCGTGGACGCCACGGACGAAGCGCTGCCGCACGCGCTGGCCAAGCCCTTCATCGCGCGCACCTTCGGCGCGGACGGCAAGGCCACCACGCTGGACATGGTCCAGCAGATTGAGCAGTCCTTCGAGCGCAACCTGGACACGCTGTCCTGGATGGACGCGGAGACCAAGGCGCAGGCGTTGGTGAAGGTGAAGAAGATCACCAACAAGATTGGCTACCCGGACCAGTGGCGCGCCTACGACGGGCTGACGGTGACGCGCGACTCGTACCTGGACAACGTGCTGGCGGCGGACGCCTTCGAGCAGGCGCGCCAGCTGCGCAAGGTGGGCCAGCCGGTGGACCGGCAGGAGTGGTTCATGTCGCCGCCCACGGTGAACGCCTACTACAACGCGGCCACCAACGAGATTGTCTTCCCGGCGGGCATCCTCCAGCCGCCGTTCTTCGGGCGGGACGCGTCCGCGGCGGTGAACTTCGGCGCCATGGGCATGGTGGTGGGCCACGAAATCACCCACGGCTTCGACGACGAGGGCCGCCAGTTCGACGCGGACGGCAACCTGCGCACGTGGTGGACCCCGGCGTCGGACAAGGCCTTCCGCGAGCGCGTGTCGTGCGTGAAGAACCAGTACGACCTGTACACCGCCGTGGACGACGTGAAGGTGAACGGCAAGCTCACCCTGGGCGAGAACGTCGCGGACCTGGGCGGCCTCAAGCTGGCGTACGCGGCCATGGAGTCCTACCTGGCGAAGCGCCCGGAGCAGGCGGCGAAGGCGAACTCGTACCGGTTCACCCCGGGGCAGCAGTTCTTCCTCGCGCACGCGCAATCGTGGTGCTCGAAGATTCGTAACGAAGCTGCGCGGCAGCGGGCGCTGACGGATTCGCACTCGCCGGCGTTCCTGCGCGTGAAGGGGCCGGACGTGAACCTGCCGCAGTTCCAGCAGGCCTTCTCCTGCCCCGCGGGGGCTCCGATGGTGGCGCCCGCTGCGAACCGCTGTGAGGTCTGGTAAGGCTTCGGCCCTACCTGGAGGACGTCATGGGAATCTGCTCGTGGCTGGTGTTGGGCGGTATCGCAGGCTGGCTGGCCAGCATCATCAAGGGCACCAACGCCCGGATGGGGATGTTCGCCAACATCGTCGCCGGCATCGTGGGTGCCATGCTGGGCGGCTGGGTGTTCAGCTTCTTCGGTGGCCGGGGCGTGACAGGCTTCAACCTGTACTCGCTGCTGGTGGCCACGGTGGGCGCGGTCATCCTGCTGTCCATCCTGCAAGCCATCCGGAAATAGCGCCCCCGGATGTCGCGCCCTTCGCTGCCTAGAAGAGCGACAGCTGGGGTGAGGTGGAGGGCCGCGCGGGGCGCCGGAAGGTGTCCGGCGCGGCCTCCGTGATGGATGAGGCGCGCATGCCCACCTTGCGCGCCGACGTCGCGAAGAGCTGGTGGATGGTCTGCGCGTAGAGCCCTTCGCCGCGCATGCGGTGCTTGAAGCGGCTGTCGGTGAGCTCCCCGCCGCGCGTCTCGCGGATGCGGTGCAGCACCCGCTCCGCGCGCAGGGGCAGCTTCGCGCGCAGGCGCTCCTCGAAGACGGCCTGCACGGGGCCGGGGAGCCGCAAGAGCGTGTAGTGCGCGCGCGTGGCGCCGGCCTCGCGGGCGGCGGTGATGACCCGCGCGATATCCTCGTCGTTGAGGCCGGGGATGATGGGGGCCACGGACACGGCCACGTCAATGCCGGCCTCCGTGAGCTTGCGGATGGTGGCCAGGCGCCGCTTCGGTGTGGCGACGAGCGGCTCCATGGCGCGCGCCAGCTCCTCGTTGTGGAAGGGGAGGCTGATGCTCACGAACAGCTTCGTCTCCGCCGCCAGCCGCTGGAGCATGTCCAGGTCGCGCTCAATCAGCACGCCCTTGGTCACGATGCCCACGGGGTTGCGGTACTCGGCGCAGACCTCCAGGCACTGGCGGGTGAGCCGGAGCGACGCCTCCAGGGGTTGGTAGCAGTCCGTGACGCCGCTGAAGACGACCGTCTCTCCCTTCCACGACGGACGGTCGAAGGCTTCGCGCAAGAGCTCCGGGGCGTTGGGTTTGACGACGAGGCGCGTTTCGAAGTCGGTGCCCGCGCCGAAGTCCAGGTACTGGTGCGTGGGGCGCGCGTAGCAGTAGGCGCAGGCGTGAAGGCA
Coding sequences within:
- a CDS encoding M13 family metallopeptidase, with the translated sequence MLENALKRLALFAASCVLGAACKTAEPTPEPPQASTPAPVAAAAPATPAPEAPAVPMSERPMPPGLDAAVMDPSVNPCDDFYQYACGGWLKTTEIPAERARWSRGFETVAERNQTVLRDILSKAAEGQGEGTAEEKKLGDFYGSCMDEAKLEQSLPTLRTYLAKLNGLKSPQAVAGAVAWLHARDVNALFRVGSDQDQKDATQVIAVVDAGGLGLPDRDYYLKPDVKMREARNAYQAHVQKVFELLGDAPFVASRKAIGILAIETRLANARLPKEERREPEKVYHRLERQGLKQLAPAFQWDTYFAQVGLPAGEALNVTEPKFFSEVSALVRQQRPTDMGPYLSYHLVKDVQTALPKALRDEFFRFESTVLTGAKADLARWKKCVDATDEALPHALAKPFIARTFGADGKATTLDMVQQIEQSFERNLDTLSWMDAETKAQALVKVKKITNKIGYPDQWRAYDGLTVTRDSYLDNVLAADAFEQARQLRKVGQPVDRQEWFMSPPTVNAYYNAATNEIVFPAGILQPPFFGRDASAAVNFGAMGMVVGHEITHGFDDEGRQFDADGNLRTWWTPASDKAFRERVSCVKNQYDLYTAVDDVKVNGKLTLGENVADLGGLKLAYAAMESYLAKRPEQAAKANSYRFTPGQQFFLAHAQSWCSKIRNEAARQRALTDSHSPAFLRVKGPDVNLPQFQQAFSCPAGAPMVAPAANRCEVW
- a CDS encoding GlsB/YeaQ/YmgE family stress response membrane protein — protein: MGICSWLVLGGIAGWLASIIKGTNARMGMFANIVAGIVGAMLGGWVFSFFGGRGVTGFNLYSLLVATVGAVILLSILQAIRK
- a CDS encoding PA0069 family radical SAM protein → MKARPVDNPPNPWASTAVEYLDEIPPARLEVWEDHSRSIIASNDSPDVCFSWSVNPYRGCLHACAYCYARPTHQYLDFGAGTDFETRLVVKPNAPELLREAFDRPSWKGETVVFSGVTDCYQPLEASLRLTRQCLEVCAEYRNPVGIVTKGVLIERDLDMLQRLAAETKLFVSISLPFHNEELARAMEPLVATPKRRLATIRKLTEAGIDVAVSVAPIIPGLNDEDIARVITAAREAGATRAHYTLLRLPGPVQAVFEERLRAKLPLRAERVLHRIRETRGGELTDSRFKHRMRGEGLYAQTIHQLFATSARKVGMRASSITEAAPDTFRRPARPSTSPQLSLF